In a single window of the Bradyrhizobium sp. ORS 285 genome:
- a CDS encoding ABC transporter ATP-binding protein produces the protein MTVHQTPSQFDPLLSVEGVTLQYKTPDTLVTATYRVDFKVFDSDRFVLLGPSGCGKSTLLKAIGGYLKPTEGRIRLKGHEVTEPGPDRMMVFQEFDQLLPWKTVRENVVFALTASGRLGADEAQERAKSYIDKVGLTKFIDSYPHMLSGGMKQRVAIARGMAMEPDVLLMDEPFAALDALTRRKMQDELLQLWQDTRFTVLFVTHSIEEAIKIGSRILLLSPHPGRVRAELNSVPPGTMGSPEQVALEGRINDMLFGHH, from the coding sequence ATGACCGTCCATCAGACACCATCCCAGTTCGATCCGCTGCTCTCCGTCGAGGGCGTGACGCTCCAGTACAAGACGCCGGACACGCTGGTCACCGCGACCTATCGCGTCGATTTCAAGGTGTTCGATTCCGACCGCTTCGTGCTGCTCGGACCCTCCGGCTGCGGCAAGTCCACCCTGCTCAAGGCGATCGGCGGCTATCTGAAGCCGACCGAGGGCCGCATCCGGCTCAAGGGCCATGAGGTCACCGAGCCTGGCCCGGACCGCATGATGGTGTTCCAGGAATTCGACCAGCTGCTGCCGTGGAAGACGGTGCGCGAGAACGTCGTGTTCGCGCTGACCGCGAGCGGCCGGCTCGGCGCTGATGAGGCGCAGGAGCGCGCCAAGTCCTATATCGACAAGGTCGGCCTGACCAAGTTCATCGATTCCTATCCGCATATGCTGTCCGGCGGCATGAAGCAGCGCGTTGCGATCGCGAGGGGCATGGCGATGGAGCCGGACGTGCTCTTGATGGACGAGCCGTTCGCGGCGCTGGATGCGCTGACCCGGCGCAAGATGCAGGACGAACTGCTGCAGCTCTGGCAGGACACCCGCTTCACCGTGTTGTTCGTGACGCATTCGATCGAGGAGGCGATCAAGATCGGCTCCCGCATCCTGCTGCTGTCTCCGCATCCCGGCCGCGTGCGCGCCGAGCTCAACAGCGTGCCGCCGGGCACGATGGGCTCGCCCGAGCAGGTCGCGCTCGAAGGGCGCATCAACGACATGCTGTTCGGCCATCACTAA
- a CDS encoding sensor histidine kinase, translating into MAISSTLLDLRTSLRARLLIAIGAILAAGAVVLSLAAWQYAATAARDAYDKLLAGGAVQVAENIYMQGGVVTLDPPAAAFATLSAYDLVFYRVTDPRGVVIAGYDDLTIQAPKSALREGVVLRDGVYRDQPVRVAAVARRLDGAPGDGWSEIVLAQTLRARDALTWDLASKAIGLIAAMSLLALVATALCLRLVFAPLTRIEAEIVKRRPDDLSPIAITPPREVRALVGAIDDFMQRLAERITLMQRFIADATHQLRTPLAAIDAEVELLSDQTGDGKTLDRLRGRISDLARLTSQLLDHAMIQHRAQAPRFAATDINALAKSVLSQSVPLSLDREVSVSFVESDDDVVVAADAISLREALANLIHNALTHGAKTRLMVKVERTAESVAIVVWDDGPGIAADDQTGLLVPFQKGDDSHGSGLGLAIAVEVAEAHGGRLRFNGGAGDFSVRLELPSSDSVADPSPIRPK; encoded by the coding sequence TTGGCTATCAGCTCCACGCTTCTTGACCTGAGGACGTCGCTGCGCGCGCGGCTGCTGATCGCGATCGGCGCGATCCTGGCTGCAGGTGCTGTCGTGCTGAGCCTTGCCGCCTGGCAATACGCGGCCACGGCCGCGCGCGACGCCTATGACAAGCTGCTCGCTGGCGGCGCCGTGCAGGTCGCGGAGAACATCTACATGCAGGGCGGCGTGGTCACGCTCGACCCGCCGGCGGCGGCGTTCGCGACCTTGTCGGCCTATGATCTCGTGTTCTATCGCGTCACCGACCCGCGTGGCGTGGTCATTGCCGGCTATGACGATCTGACGATCCAGGCGCCCAAGAGCGCGTTGCGCGAGGGCGTGGTGCTGCGCGATGGCGTCTACCGCGACCAGCCGGTGCGCGTCGCCGCGGTGGCGCGCCGGCTCGACGGCGCCCCCGGCGACGGCTGGAGCGAAATCGTGCTGGCGCAGACTCTGCGCGCGCGTGATGCGCTGACCTGGGACCTGGCGTCGAAAGCCATCGGCCTGATCGCGGCCATGAGCCTGCTCGCGCTGGTCGCGACTGCCCTGTGCCTGCGGCTGGTGTTCGCGCCGCTGACGCGGATCGAGGCCGAGATCGTCAAGCGCCGGCCGGACGATCTCAGCCCGATCGCGATCACCCCGCCGCGCGAGGTCCGCGCCCTGGTCGGCGCCATCGACGACTTCATGCAGCGCCTGGCCGAGCGCATCACGCTGATGCAACGCTTCATCGCCGATGCGACTCATCAGTTGCGCACACCGCTGGCCGCGATCGATGCTGAGGTCGAGCTGCTGAGCGACCAGACCGGGGACGGCAAGACGCTCGACCGGCTGCGTGGCCGCATCTCCGACCTCGCCCGCCTCACCAGCCAGTTGCTCGATCACGCGATGATCCAGCACCGCGCCCAGGCGCCGCGGTTCGCTGCGACCGACATCAACGCGCTGGCGAAGTCCGTGCTGTCGCAGAGCGTGCCGCTGTCGCTCGACCGCGAGGTCTCTGTCAGCTTCGTGGAATCGGACGACGATGTGGTCGTCGCGGCAGATGCCATCAGCCTGCGTGAGGCGCTCGCCAATCTCATCCACAACGCGCTGACGCATGGGGCGAAGACGCGGCTAATGGTGAAGGTGGAGCGGACAGCGGAGAGTGTCGCGATCGTCGTCTGGGATGATGGGCCGGGCATTGCGGCAGACGACCAGACGGGACTGCTGGTGCCGTTCCAGAAGGGCGACGACTCGCATGGATCGGGGCTTGGGCTTGCGATCGCTGTGGAGGTCGCGGAGGCGCATGGCGGCCGCTTACGCTTCAACGGTGGAGCAGGTGATTTCAGCGTGAGGCTAGAGCTGCCGAGCAGCGACAGCGTAGCTGATCCGTCCCCTATCAGACCCAAGTGA
- a CDS encoding response regulator transcription factor produces the protein MRILLVEDTPEIGAAVTSRFERIGYAVDWEKDGRTASELIEVQTYDLIVLDVMLPNMDGFAVLKHLRKRGLRTPVLVLTARSAVDDRIGALDLGADDYLIKPFDYRELEARARALLRRAAGQSDNLLTLGPLVIDRAGRTASVAGQPLDLTRRELTVLEILAARPGRYVAKDELVEQLFSFDQDPSPNAVEQFIARLRRKLAATSVEIKTERGLGYQLHAS, from the coding sequence TTGCGCATCCTGCTGGTGGAAGACACGCCCGAGATCGGCGCCGCCGTGACCAGCCGGTTCGAGCGGATCGGCTACGCCGTGGACTGGGAGAAGGACGGCCGCACCGCGAGCGAGCTGATCGAGGTGCAGACCTATGATCTCATCGTGCTCGACGTGATGCTGCCGAACATGGACGGCTTTGCCGTGCTCAAGCATCTGCGCAAGCGCGGCCTGCGCACGCCGGTGCTGGTGCTGACCGCGCGCTCGGCGGTCGACGACCGCATCGGCGCGCTCGACCTCGGCGCCGACGACTATCTCATCAAGCCGTTCGATTATCGCGAGCTGGAGGCACGCGCCCGCGCCCTGCTCCGCCGCGCCGCCGGCCAATCCGACAATCTGTTGACCCTGGGGCCGCTGGTGATCGACCGCGCTGGCCGAACCGCAAGCGTCGCCGGCCAGCCGCTCGACCTGACGCGCCGCGAGCTCACCGTGCTGGAGATCCTCGCTGCACGCCCCGGGCGCTACGTCGCCAAGGACGAACTTGTCGAGCAGTTGTTCAGCTTCGACCAGGACCCGAGCCCGAACGCCGTCGAGCAGTTCATCGCGCGTCTCAGACGCAAGCTGGCGGCGACGTCCGTCGAAATCAAGACCGAGCGCGGCCTTGGCTATCAGCTCCACGCTTCTTGA